From the Hevea brasiliensis isolate MT/VB/25A 57/8 chromosome 15, ASM3005281v1, whole genome shotgun sequence genome, one window contains:
- the LOC110646910 gene encoding uridine/cytidine kinase UKL1, chloroplastic isoform X2 yields the protein MPEETNSIDYVMEKASGPHFSGLRLDGLLSSRPSSATNTPAHRTSSASVSASPLAPKQPFVIGVSGGTASGKTTVCDMIIQQLHDHRVVLVNQDSFYRGLTPAELERVHEYNFDHPDAFDTDQLVDCIQKLRSGQPYQVPIYDFKSHRRCSDSFRQVNASDVIILEGILVFHDQRVRNLMNMKIFVDTDADVRLARRIRRDTVERGRDINSVLEQYAKFVKPAFDDFVLPSKKYADVIIPRGGDNHVAIDLIVQHIRTKLGQHDLCKIYPNVYVIQSTFQVVEHGLGHLPFTEKQVITPTGSVYTGVDFCKKLCGISIVRSGESMENALRACCKGIKIGKILIHRDGDNGKQLIYEKLPKDIPERHVLLLDPVLATGNSANQAIELLIQKGVPESHIIFLNLISAPEGIHCVCKRFPSLKIVTSEIDAALNEEFRVIPGMGEFGDRYFGTDD from the exons ATGCCGGAGGAGACCAATTCCATAGACTACGTCATGGAGAAGGCATCGGGCCCTCACTTCTCCGGCCTACGGCTTGACGGCCTCCTCTCATCTCGGCCTTCCTCCGCTACTAATACACCAGCTCACCGCACTTCTTCCGCTTCTGTTTCTGCTTCTCCTCTTGCTCCTAAACAGCCCTTTGTCATCG GAGTATCTGGAGGTACTGCTTCGGGTAAGACTACAGTATGTGACATGATCATTCAACAGCTTCACGATCACCGGGTTGTGCTTGTCAATCAG GATTCATTTTACCGTGGTTTGACACCTGCAGAATTGGAACGTGTCCATGAGTATAATTTTGACCATCCTG ATGCATTTGACACTGACCAGCTTGTAGACTGCATTCAAAAGCTCAGAAGTGGACAACCTTATCAAGTTCCAATTTATGATTTTAAAAGTCATCGTCGTTGTTCAGATAGTTTTAGGCAG GTAAATGCTTCTGATGTAATTATCTTGGAAGGAATTCTGGTTTTCCATGACCAGCGTGTCCGCAACCTGATGAATATGAAGATTTTTGTTGACACAG ATGCGGATGTAAGGCTTGCTCGGAGAATAAGGCGTGACACAGTTGAGAGGGGTAGGGACATAAACTCTGTTCTTGAGCAG TATGCAAAATTTGTGAAGCCGGCTTTTGATGATTTTGTGTTGCCATCAAAGAAGTACGCAGATGTGATCATACCCCGGGGAGGTGATAATCATGTTGCCATTGATTTGATAGTACAACATATCCGCACAAAACTTGGTCAACATGATCTTTGCAAAATATATCCAAATGTTTATGTTATTCAGTCAACATTTCAG GTTGTGGAGCATGGTCTTGGACATTTGCCATTCACAGAGAAGCAAGTAATTACGCCAACAG GATCTGTGTACACTGGGGTTGACTTTTGCAAGAAACTATGTGGGATTTCCATTGTTCGTAG TGGAGAAAGCATGGAAAATGCACTGCGTGCATGTTGCAAAGGAATAAAAATTGGAAAAATTCTTATTCATCGTGATGGAGACAATGGGAAACAG CTTATATATGAGAAGCTTCCCAAGGATATTCCAGAAAGACATGTCCTACTTCTAGATCCTGTTCTTGCTACAG GTAACTCTGCCAACCAAGCAATAGAACTACTCATACAGAAAGGAGTTCCAGAATCACACATTATATTCCTAAACCTAATCTCT GCTCCTGAGGGTATCCATTGCGTTTGCAAAAGGTTCCCATCCTTGAAAATTGTCACCTCAGAGATTGATGCTGCTTTAAATGAAGAGTTTAGAGTCATACCAGGTATGGGCGAGTTTGGTGATCGGTACTTTGGCACCGATGACTAA
- the LOC110646910 gene encoding uridine/cytidine kinase UKL1, chloroplastic isoform X1, with protein sequence MPEETNSIDYVMEKASGPHFSGLRLDGLLSSRPSSATNTPAHRTSSASVSASPLAPKQPFVIGVSGGTASGKTTVCDMIIQQLHDHRVVLVNQDSFYRGLTPAELERVHEYNFDHPDAFDTDQLVDCIQKLRSGQPYQVPIYDFKSHRRCSDSFRQVNASDVIILEGILVFHDQRVRNLMNMKIFVDTDADVRLARRIRRDTVERGRDINSVLEQYAKFVKPAFDDFVLPSKKYADVIIPRGGDNHVAIDLIVQHIRTKLGQHDLCKIYPNVYVIQSTFQIRGMHTLIRDKDISKHDFVFYSDRLIRLVVEHGLGHLPFTEKQVITPTGSVYTGVDFCKKLCGISIVRSGESMENALRACCKGIKIGKILIHRDGDNGKQLIYEKLPKDIPERHVLLLDPVLATGNSANQAIELLIQKGVPESHIIFLNLISAPEGIHCVCKRFPSLKIVTSEIDAALNEEFRVIPGMGEFGDRYFGTDD encoded by the exons ATGCCGGAGGAGACCAATTCCATAGACTACGTCATGGAGAAGGCATCGGGCCCTCACTTCTCCGGCCTACGGCTTGACGGCCTCCTCTCATCTCGGCCTTCCTCCGCTACTAATACACCAGCTCACCGCACTTCTTCCGCTTCTGTTTCTGCTTCTCCTCTTGCTCCTAAACAGCCCTTTGTCATCG GAGTATCTGGAGGTACTGCTTCGGGTAAGACTACAGTATGTGACATGATCATTCAACAGCTTCACGATCACCGGGTTGTGCTTGTCAATCAG GATTCATTTTACCGTGGTTTGACACCTGCAGAATTGGAACGTGTCCATGAGTATAATTTTGACCATCCTG ATGCATTTGACACTGACCAGCTTGTAGACTGCATTCAAAAGCTCAGAAGTGGACAACCTTATCAAGTTCCAATTTATGATTTTAAAAGTCATCGTCGTTGTTCAGATAGTTTTAGGCAG GTAAATGCTTCTGATGTAATTATCTTGGAAGGAATTCTGGTTTTCCATGACCAGCGTGTCCGCAACCTGATGAATATGAAGATTTTTGTTGACACAG ATGCGGATGTAAGGCTTGCTCGGAGAATAAGGCGTGACACAGTTGAGAGGGGTAGGGACATAAACTCTGTTCTTGAGCAG TATGCAAAATTTGTGAAGCCGGCTTTTGATGATTTTGTGTTGCCATCAAAGAAGTACGCAGATGTGATCATACCCCGGGGAGGTGATAATCATGTTGCCATTGATTTGATAGTACAACATATCCGCACAAAACTTGGTCAACATGATCTTTGCAAAATATATCCAAATGTTTATGTTATTCAGTCAACATTTCAG ATAAGAGGTATGCATACATTGATTCGAGACAAGGATATATCAAAGCatgattttgtattttattcGGATCGGCTTATCCGTTTG GTTGTGGAGCATGGTCTTGGACATTTGCCATTCACAGAGAAGCAAGTAATTACGCCAACAG GATCTGTGTACACTGGGGTTGACTTTTGCAAGAAACTATGTGGGATTTCCATTGTTCGTAG TGGAGAAAGCATGGAAAATGCACTGCGTGCATGTTGCAAAGGAATAAAAATTGGAAAAATTCTTATTCATCGTGATGGAGACAATGGGAAACAG CTTATATATGAGAAGCTTCCCAAGGATATTCCAGAAAGACATGTCCTACTTCTAGATCCTGTTCTTGCTACAG GTAACTCTGCCAACCAAGCAATAGAACTACTCATACAGAAAGGAGTTCCAGAATCACACATTATATTCCTAAACCTAATCTCT GCTCCTGAGGGTATCCATTGCGTTTGCAAAAGGTTCCCATCCTTGAAAATTGTCACCTCAGAGATTGATGCTGCTTTAAATGAAGAGTTTAGAGTCATACCAGGTATGGGCGAGTTTGGTGATCGGTACTTTGGCACCGATGACTAA